GGCGATCTGCGCGGTGCTGGCCCTGGCCGGGCTGTGCTTCCTCCTCGGGGCCCCGCCGACGGTGGGCGCCGTCAACCGGCTCAGCGGCATCCCCAACCTCGCCGCCCCGCTGACCTACGCCTCGATCACGGCGTACAGCGCCGCCTCGCAGCTCCTCGTCGTCTACTGGCGGGGCGGGCCACGCGTGCATCGGACCGCCCGTCGGTGGATCGCCGCGTACGCACTCGTCCTCATCGGCATCGCCGTCATGTTCGCGCTGGGCGACGCGCCGGTGGAACGCCGTACCGACCTGGACACCTACTACGCGACGACGCCGTTCCTCGCCGAGATGATCGTGCTGTACCTGGCCGGGCACCTGGCCGCCGCCGGCGTCACCGCGGTGTCGTCCCTGCGCTGGGCGCGCCAGGTCGACGGCCGTTTGCGCGTGGGGCTGATCATGCTGGGCACAGGGGCGCTGTGCAGCGCCGGGTACAGCGTCTCCAAGCTCACCGCCGTCATCGCCCGCTGGTGCGGGGCCGACTGGTCGCGGCTGGGGACGACGGTCTCCCCGGTCGCCGCCGGGCTCGGCGCGCTCCTCACCGTCACGGGCATCCTGATCCCACTGGCCTGGCCTCTCGTGACGGAGTGGCAGCGCTCCCGGCGGGCGTACGCGCGTCTGAAGCCCCTGGAGAGCGAACTGGACGAACTGCTCACCCGCCGCTCGCTGCGGCTGCCGCGGCCCCGCTGGGCCACGCCCGCCACCCGGCTGGTGTGGCTGCAGACCAGCATCCACAACGCGCTCGGCCACCTGGCCGCATACATCGACCGGGGCCTGTACGAGCAGGTCCGCGAGAGCGCCCTGCGGGAGACGGGCGACGCGGCACACGCGGAGTCGGTCGCGTGGGCGGCGGTGGTCACCGCGGCGGTCGAGGCGGAACGCCGGCGCGAGCGGCCCCTGGAACTGTCCGACGAGATCGACCTCCTGTCGGTCCGCGCACCCGGCCCCGCGGCCCTCGTCGGCATCGCCGACGCCCTCGCCACCTCGACGCTGGTCGCGTCCGCCCGCGTCCCCAGCACGACGACGCCGACGGGCACCGCATGAGGCGGGTCCGGGCGGCACGAGCGCCCCGCGAGGCCGCCCACCCGGCGGATGGGAGGACGCGGCCGTGAATCTCGTCGTGTATGTGGCGGCCGGGGCTCTTGTGCTGTCCGCCGCCCTCCTCTTCCGCCGGCCCCGCACCGCCCCGTGGAACCCGCTGACCGTGTCGACCTGCGCCGCGATCGCGCTGGGTGGCCTCGTCTTCGTCTGCTCGGCACCGCTGACCCTGGCCACCGTCAACGACCTCACCGGCATACCGAACTTCGGTGCACCGCTCACGTACGGCATGCTCTCCGCGTACAGCTGCTCCCTGCTCGTCCTGCTGATCCACTGGCGGGGCGGGCCGCGGGAGCGGCTGCGGCGGGCGGCGCTGCGCTGTGTGGCCGCCTACGGCGCACTGATAGCCGCCATCGTCGTGCTGTTCGCGCTCTCGGACGCGCACACGGAGCGGCTGCGCGACCTCGACACGTACTACGCGAACACACCGGGCATGCGCGAGATGATCCTGCTCTACCTGCTCGGGCACAGCGCGGCGATTCTGGTGATGTGCACACAGTGCGTGAAATGGGGGCGCGAGGTCACCGGACTGCTGCGGACCGGCCTGCGGCTGATCCTTGTCGGGGCGCTGCTGGACGGCGCCGGCTTTCAGCTCACCAAGTACACGGCCATCGTGGCCCGTTGGACCGGGCACGACCTCGACTTCCTGTCCACCACCCTCGCCCCGCCGGCGGCGTCGCTCGCCGCCCTGCTGTGTTCCGCGGGCTTCGCCCTGCCCAGACTGCTGCCCGCGGTCCTCACCCAGTGGCACAGCCTCGGCGACCACCGCCGGCTCGGACCACTGTGGTCACAGCTGCGGTTCGCGTCCATCGCGCCCAAGCCCCCCAGCTCGTGGTGGCAGCTGCCACAGGACCGGCTGCACTGGCGGGAGGTGTCCATCCACGACGCCCTTCTGGCGCTCGCCCCGTACTTCGACGACGGCGTCCGCGAAAAGGCCCGCGAGGCCGCACGGCGCGCAGGACGCGGGCCGCACGAGGCGCGGGTCGCGGCGGAGGCCGCCATGGTCGCGGACGCCGCGCGCCGCGCCGCCGCCGGCGAGGAGCCGCCGGAGGTGCCGAGCGGCAGCCGCCTGTACGCGACGGAGGTGTCCAGGCCGAGCGGCTTGGTGGAGCTGGCGCGGGCCCTGGAGACGGTGCGCACCGCGGGAGCCATGGTGAAGGTACGGTGAGGACCTACCATGGCTGAACTTTCGCGGCCCGCTTCGAGCTTGGCCGATTCATTCTTGGATGATTCGAGGAGCCCCATGCCGCGCAGAGCCGTCGTCATCGGTGCCGGACTGGCCGGCATGCTGGCCGCCGCGGCGCTGTCCGCCTCCGTGGAGGAGGTGATCGTGCTGGAGCGCGACAACCTGCCCGACGGTCCCCAGCACCGCCGTGGGCTCCCGCAGGGACGCCATGCTCATCTCCTCATGGCCGGTGGCCTGGCCGCCATGGGCGACCTGGTGCCCGGGACGTGCCTGCGCGAGCAGCTGCTCGCCGCCGGCGCCCACGAGGTCGCCCTCGGCCAGGGCCTGGTGGCCCTCACCCCGGAGGGCTGGTTCCGGCGCTGGCGGCACGAAGGGCCCCGCATGCTCACCTGCAGCCGGGCGCTGCTGGACTGGGTCGTACGGAGCACCGTGCTGGCCGGCACGGACGTGCGGATACAGCAGGCCCAGGCACTCGAACTGACCGGGGATGCCGGCCGCGTCCGGGGCGTACGCGTATCGACGCCCGACGGCGAGCGTGAACTCGAGGCCGACTTCGTGGTCGACGCCGGCGGACGGGGGTCCCGGGTCCTGAAGTGGCTGAAGGAACTGGGTCTTTCGGACATCCGTGAGAAGACCGTGGACGCCGGTCTCGTCAATGCCACCCGCATCTACCGCAGGCCCGCCGGGGCCGAGCTGTTTCCGGTGACGCTGGTGCAGGCCGACCCCTACGGGGGGCGGCCGGGGCGCAGCGGGATGGTCCTGCCCATCGAGGGCGACCGCTGGATGGTGAGCCTCGCCGGCACCCGGGGCAGCGAACCGCCGGCCGACCCCGAGGGCTTCCTCCGGTACACACTCGACCTTCCCGACCCCATCGTCGGCCGGCTGATCTCCGGTGCCGAGCCCCTCACCGAGGTGCGCATCAGCCGCAGCACCAGCAACGTACGGCGCTACCTGGAGAAGGCCCGCCGCTGGCCCGACGGGTTCGTCGTCCTCGGTGACGCGGTGGCCACGTTCAACCCGGCCTACGGTCAGGGCATGTCGGTGGCCGCGCTCGGCGCCAGGGTGCTGAGCGCGGAACTGCGGCGCGGTGGCGTCGGCGCGCCCGGGCTGGCGCGGCGGGTGCAGCGGGGGGCCGCGCGGTCGGTCGCGGCGGCATGGGTGATGGCCGTGGGCCAGGACGTCTGGTTCCCCCAGGTGCGGGGCGCGAGACCGGGCGTCGCGGACCACCTCGTCGCCCGGTACTCGCGCCGCATGACGAAGGCGGCCACCGGCTCCTACCGGGCGGCCACCGCCGTCTGGGACGTGACGAGCCTCGCGACGGGTCCGGCCCGTCTGCTGCGCCCGGACGCCATGCTCGCGGCCCTGACCGGCCCGCTCCTGCCGGCTCTGCCGGAACCGCCGCTGACGGCACAGGAGTGGAAGATCGTGCGGGAGCTGGACCGCACGCGAGGGTGAACCGGTCAGCCCGCGAACGCCGGCTGAGCGACACCCTGGCCTGCGCCCGGTACCACCAGCAGCGAGCCCGCCACCGGGTGCGGCGCGGAGAGCCCCGTACGGGCCGTCGTGACGTACAGGTCGGTCAGGCCGGCGCCGCCGAACGCACACGCGGTCGTACGAGGCGTCGGCAAGCCGATCACCCGGTCCAGCTCGCCGGACGGCGTATAGCGGCGCACCGCTCCCCCGTCCCACAGCGCCACCCACACGCACCCGTCCGCATCCACCGTCAGGCCGTCCGGGAAACCCGCCCCCTGCTCGATCTCGGCGAACGGCCGCCGGTCATGGACCCGTTCGCCGTCGTGGTCGAAGACGTCCACCCGTCGGGTCGGGGTGTCGACGTAGTACATGAGGCGGCCGTCGGGGCTCCAGCCGGTGCCGTTGCTGACCGTGACGTCGGACAGGACCGGGTCCGCCGTGCCGTCGCCGGTCAGCCGGGTCAGCGTGCCGCCGCCCGGTGTCTCGTCGTAGCGCATCGTGCCCGCCCACAGCGAGCCGTCGGGCGCCACGGCGGCGTCGTTCCCGCGGCGGCCCGGGACCGGCTCGTGGTGCAGCCAGCGGAACGTGTCGTCAGGGTCCAGGAGGCCCACGCCGTCCCGGAGGTTGAGGACCAGGCCGCCGCCCTCCCGGGGCTTGACCGCGCCCACGTGCTGCTCCGTCGTCCGTACCGTACGCCGGCCCGTGGCGGGGTCGTAGGTGTGGACGCGCATGCCCAGGATGTCGAGCCAGATCAGCCGGCCCGTCGCCGGGTCCCAGGTCGGGCCCTCGCCCAGCTGTGCCGCCGCCCGTACCGCGACCTCGTAACCGCCGCTCACGCCGCGCCCCGGTGGCCCAGCCGCTCGGACAGCTCCGCCGCGCCCTTCACCGCCAGCTGCTCCAGCTCGGCCCGGCGCTCGTCGCTCCAGCGGATCATGGGGACCGAGATGGAGAGGGCGGCGACGACCTGGCCGGTGCGGTCGCGGACCGGGGCGGCCACACAGCTGACGTCCGGGTTGGACTCGCGGCTCTCCACCGCGATGCCCCGCTGCCGGATCTCCGCCAGCGCCTCGCGCAGTACGGCGGGGTCGGTGATGCTGTTGGGCGTCATCGCGGTCAGCTCGGCGACGTCCGGGATTCGCGCCGCCAGCTCCTGCTCGGGCAGCGAGGCCAGCAGCATCTTGCCGACCGAGGTGCAGTGGGCGGGCAGCCGGCGGCCGGCGGCCGAGACCATGCGGACGGCGTGCGTGGAGTCGACCTTGGCGATGTATATGACGTCGGTGCCCTCGAGAATCGCCACGTGGACCGTCTCGTCGCAGGTCTCGGCGACCGAGCGGGCCACCTGCTGGCCCTCGGCGGCCAGGTCGAGCTGCTCGGCGTAGCGGCTGCCGAGCTGGTACGGGCGTACGCCGAGCCGGTAGCGTCCGGGCTGGCCCGGCACGGGCACGATGTACGAGCGTGCGGCGAGCGTGGTGACCAGCTCGTGCACGGTGGTGCGCGGCAGCTGGAGCTTGCGCACGATGTCGGGGGCGGAGAGCGTCCCGTCCCCGTCGAGGAACAGCTCAAGAATGTCGAGAGCCCGGGTCACGGCAGGCACGAGGCGTCCCACGTCCGGCCCCCTCCCTTGGGTCTAAGCGCCCGTTCGACACCTCGATGTCGAGATGTTCGAGATATCAACAGGCGATCGGCATGACGAACACAGGCTAGTCATGGAGAGTTGCCCGGGCAATGGCCAGGAG
The genomic region above belongs to Streptomyces sp. CG1 and contains:
- a CDS encoding MAB_1171c family putative transporter; its protein translation is MSGLINYVSCGVLWLGLAVKAPDLARHWRDPYLRAICAVLALAGLCFLLGAPPTVGAVNRLSGIPNLAAPLTYASITAYSAASQLLVVYWRGGPRVHRTARRWIAAYALVLIGIAVMFALGDAPVERRTDLDTYYATTPFLAEMIVLYLAGHLAAAGVTAVSSLRWARQVDGRLRVGLIMLGTGALCSAGYSVSKLTAVIARWCGADWSRLGTTVSPVAAGLGALLTVTGILIPLAWPLVTEWQRSRRAYARLKPLESELDELLTRRSLRLPRPRWATPATRLVWLQTSIHNALGHLAAYIDRGLYEQVRESALRETGDAAHAESVAWAAVVTAAVEAERRRERPLELSDEIDLLSVRAPGPAALVGIADALATSTLVASARVPSTTTPTGTA
- a CDS encoding MAB_1171c family putative transporter, which gives rise to MNLVVYVAAGALVLSAALLFRRPRTAPWNPLTVSTCAAIALGGLVFVCSAPLTLATVNDLTGIPNFGAPLTYGMLSAYSCSLLVLLIHWRGGPRERLRRAALRCVAAYGALIAAIVVLFALSDAHTERLRDLDTYYANTPGMREMILLYLLGHSAAILVMCTQCVKWGREVTGLLRTGLRLILVGALLDGAGFQLTKYTAIVARWTGHDLDFLSTTLAPPAASLAALLCSAGFALPRLLPAVLTQWHSLGDHRRLGPLWSQLRFASIAPKPPSSWWQLPQDRLHWREVSIHDALLALAPYFDDGVREKAREAARRAGRGPHEARVAAEAAMVADAARRAAAGEEPPEVPSGSRLYATEVSRPSGLVELARALETVRTAGAMVKVR
- a CDS encoding FAD-dependent monooxygenase; translation: MPRRAVVIGAGLAGMLAAAALSASVEEVIVLERDNLPDGPQHRRGLPQGRHAHLLMAGGLAAMGDLVPGTCLREQLLAAGAHEVALGQGLVALTPEGWFRRWRHEGPRMLTCSRALLDWVVRSTVLAGTDVRIQQAQALELTGDAGRVRGVRVSTPDGERELEADFVVDAGGRGSRVLKWLKELGLSDIREKTVDAGLVNATRIYRRPAGAELFPVTLVQADPYGGRPGRSGMVLPIEGDRWMVSLAGTRGSEPPADPEGFLRYTLDLPDPIVGRLISGAEPLTEVRISRSTSNVRRYLEKARRWPDGFVVLGDAVATFNPAYGQGMSVAALGARVLSAELRRGGVGAPGLARRVQRGAARSVAAAWVMAVGQDVWFPQVRGARPGVADHLVARYSRRMTKAATGSYRAATAVWDVTSLATGPARLLRPDAMLAALTGPLLPALPEPPLTAQEWKIVRELDRTRG
- a CDS encoding SMP-30/gluconolactonase/LRE family protein, whose protein sequence is MSGGYEVAVRAAAQLGEGPTWDPATGRLIWLDILGMRVHTYDPATGRRTVRTTEQHVGAVKPREGGGLVLNLRDGVGLLDPDDTFRWLHHEPVPGRRGNDAAVAPDGSLWAGTMRYDETPGGGTLTRLTGDGTADPVLSDVTVSNGTGWSPDGRLMYYVDTPTRRVDVFDHDGERVHDRRPFAEIEQGAGFPDGLTVDADGCVWVALWDGGAVRRYTPSGELDRVIGLPTPRTTACAFGGAGLTDLYVTTARTGLSAPHPVAGSLLVVPGAGQGVAQPAFAG
- a CDS encoding IclR family transcriptional regulator; translation: MGRLVPAVTRALDILELFLDGDGTLSAPDIVRKLQLPRTTVHELVTTLAARSYIVPVPGQPGRYRLGVRPYQLGSRYAEQLDLAAEGQQVARSVAETCDETVHVAILEGTDVIYIAKVDSTHAVRMVSAAGRRLPAHCTSVGKMLLASLPEQELAARIPDVAELTAMTPNSITDPAVLREALAEIRQRGIAVESRESNPDVSCVAAPVRDRTGQVVAALSISVPMIRWSDERRAELEQLAVKGAAELSERLGHRGAA